Proteins encoded together in one Penicillium digitatum chromosome 1, complete sequence window:
- a CDS encoding BTB/POZ fold: protein MESTPRWRVHHDGEYTTMEKKTSPRSTQFEELLRSIRLDHKNSDLITVCGDEEYAVRKCIVFPRSDFFAKACDGGLTEPTTNRVVLLYEPTPVRQMIEYPYTLNYHVAIHSSEADPSRQPDEEAAHDRPENHDGTDDKTVSACNALSILVSMYSLADQMCIHGLKAPSKETLEKELTRRWLDSSTFPHAVHEIYKTTSIDDQCLRDLAVKITMDNPVCMRTGVELNPWLLQIP, encoded by the exons ATGGAGAGTACACCACGATGGAGAGTACACCACGATGGAGAGTACACCACGATGGAGAAAAAAACATCACCGAGAAGTACACAGTTCGAAGAGCTCCTCCGCAG CATACGTCTTGACCATAAAAATAGCGACCTTATCACTGTGTGTGGCGACGAAGAATACGCTGTGCGCAAATGCATAGTCTTCCCAAGGTCGGATTTCTTTGCCAAAGCGTGCGATGGTGGATTGACG GAACCGACTACAAATAGGGTTGTGTTACTCTATGAGCCGACTCCAGTCAGGCAAATGATTGAATATCCCTACACTCTGAACTACCACGTGGCGATTCATTCCTCAGAAGCGGACCCTTCTCGACAACCAGACGAAGAGGCAGCTCATGATAGGCCGGAAAATCATGATGGCACAGACGATAAAACGGTGTCCGCATGCAACGCCTTGTCAATTCTTGTATCGATGTACTCACTTGCAGACCAAATGTGCATCCATGGGCTCAAGGCTCCCTCAAAAGAGACGCTTGAGAAAGAGCTGACTCGGCGCTGGCTGGACTCGAGCACGTTCCCGCATGCCGTCCATGAGATATACAAAACGACATCTATAGATGACCAATGTCTACGAGACCTGGCAGTGAAAATAACCATGGACAACCCTGTATGCATGAGAACTGGAGTGGAACTGAATCCATGGCTTCTACAGATTCCTTGA